In Glycine max cultivar Williams 82 chromosome 10, Glycine_max_v4.0, whole genome shotgun sequence, the DNA window TGTTTCTGGCATTCCAAAATTCGGACCACATAGTTTTCGTTTGGATTTCAATGGAATGGAACAACAACAAAGGCCAAGTTTGTCACTATGGTTGAACCAGGGGAATCCCCAGatgaatcataataataataacattaatagCAGCAATAGTACTTCCAATGTGGGACCCAATTACATGTCAGCATGCTCTTCTTCAGGTTTGCCTGAGATTGTGCAAATGGCTCAGGCTAATGCTATGATGGGTTCTTCATCGATGGTGTCCAATTTTGGAGTTCATCATGCGGGTTCTAATAATTCAAGCAGTGCAAATCTTTCACTAGGGAAAAGAGGGGAAGCAGGTGGAAGTACTGTAGTGGACATGGCTTCTATTTATAACAACTCTGAGGGtcaaaacaagaattcaaagcCTGCTTCACCTATGTCAGCAACTGCGCTTCTTCAGAAAGCAGCGCAAATGGGTTCCACCAGAAGCACCAACCCTTCCATTTTCAGTGGTAGTTTTGGAGTGATTAACTCACCTTCCTCCCAAACTACCAGTctcaataataacaacaacaatggtGATGCAGCCATGATGCTGGGAAGTaacactactactactactactgttGCTGCAAATGCAAATGATCACTTTAGCTCATTGACGCATTCATCAAACAGTTTTGACCAACTTGTGATGCAAGTCAATGGGCAGTTGCAAAGTGAGCCAGTGAAGTTGAAGCTTCATTCTAATGCTGTGGAGAACAATTTGACAAGGGATTTTCTCGGTGTGAGTGGtggaggaggtggtggtggaccTCAGTACCTTTCCCAAGAGCTTGCAAAGTTTGCTTCCATAAATTCACCAATGGGGTTGATCCAATTCACTAGCAACCAATGAACGAACACGTTTCGTTTATGAGCTTGTAAGATAAAACATCAAACTTCAAAGGTTTGGTGGAGGGAGAATGAATGAATTGGAGGGTACACCACTGTGAGAGATTGCTCGATCATGTTGTGAGTGGGGGGCCCATACTTCTTGAACGAAAAGAGAATATCGAACACCACGAGTCGTGCATGTTCTCCcaaattgttgttattgttgttgtttttatcTTCTGTCTTAAACCATGTTATCGTTTTTGGCTTCTCTTTTCCTTGAGAGAAATGAAGGGAGGcataaaataatgaaaggaaTTCTTAGTAGATAACTACGAGTTACGTAGTACTGTTGTTGACCGTCAAAATACGGTTCCTCGGCTACCATGGATATATCcttaactataaaataaaataaaaaaatgtaagaaattaaatactactagtaatattattattagttgcAATGCTAATATAATTCAATCGTTTTGTCACTTTTAAAATTGGTGCGAAATAATCATCAAATTAACAGAAAATTTTATTGtgccaattattttttatacacaatacttaaatttaagatgttatttaaaaattatgagtCTAATTTTACTTAGATAAAACATATATCGATTAAGATAACCAATTTGATACTTTGGATATGTTTCACAAGatagtatttaattaatttaatgataataataaataatataactgAGGGGACTCTCATGCTCATGCCCAACCTTTTGGTAGATATCACAAGTGTAGCCAGAACTGTACTTGTAACGTAGCGAGAATCTAGGTGCCAGACTAGCTTTTTCGGTAGACCCTGCAGATAACTATGACAAAGTGAAGACTCTCCAGCTACACAGGactaaaaactgaaatttcCTTTGGTGCAAGTtgctatgatttttttattagagcagggttgttttttcaataaagataattttgtttaaattaaataaaattattataaattataaaattttaaatatttaatatagttatatattgaagattcaaatttaattctttttattaaattaaaataatttcatatcagATTATTTAAGTGTTTTATTGAATTTGACTAATActagaaaatatatatgtgcatgCTAGTGAttagaatgaatgaaaaatggtTATTGGGTAGTGGGTGGTGGTCAAATTAACTTGTGTTGACTCCCAATGTAAATGGAATGTGGATTGACATTTCATTGCTTGACAGTTCGTGGTTGCTGGTCACTCACTCTGCACAGTAACTGTAAAGTAGGTTCTTGACTGCTTCCAATTCGGATCTGTGTCCGAAAACGATGCAATCTTCGTGTAAAGCCAAGAATTTTTCATCTGAACAAATGTGTTACATATTAATACACCCCGGCATGACTAACGGAGTAATAAATTTTCCTGTCTTTGTCTGGTGGAAATCTCAAAGGCGTGCAATTGGATTGATTCATGGAATAGAATGGGACACTATCAATTCTTGGTGAGGGGGGTATAAATTggttaattttaatcaataatatcacACACTTTATTTtaggaatatatataaaattcaatattttaagtaatgattattcaataatattattaattaatatatcattagtttgaattaaattaaacttgaatttttttttgtagaatatcaaatttgaattttatgggTAGAAAAACATGGAGGAGTGAAAAATTTTCactaattagttaaatttaataatattatgacaaatattttCCATGAATATCacgataaaaaatgaattatagcGCTGGTAATTTAAATCCGTTGAGTTTAAGTTAAACACTCAGACCCTTCAACAATGTAGCTCATTAGTTTTAACAGTAATCACAAgctgaattttaattattgctCTTATTACGAACTTTATTCAACTCAAGTTcaattgctttttctttttttacggaaaagttTAATTGGTTTCTGTACTTGCATCTTCCTTTGCTTCTTATTAGTAGCTTTCTAATCCATTGTAGTAGCCAGTACTACACTCGTGTAATTCTTTTGAACCAATCATAGGCCATTAATATTGACATCTTAATCTCCTGGTTGGTGTGTAGAGACAAAGAgttgaatgaaaataatttgtggGCCTTATATTTTTTACTCGATCGTCTCCTTTTTAGGGCCTTGTTTGGTGAGTccttttaagatttaaaatgaaatgacaGGGTAGGATAAAGTGTATTCAGAGTAAtggtaattatttataaatttttaagggatttgttaagaaaataattatcagTTACGGGGTGAGCTGAATTGGGTTAATCTAATTATAAGTAAGAAATTTATTATCAACTCAGATATTTGCTCATTGTAAATTAAACGGGCTAATTCATCGagtcatctttttttattttaatcttgatcttgaatttcTTACTGAAACTAATTTTGTTATACTAGCAAGCTTGTAGATCAAATGTCCAATTTCAAGGACAAAAAATCCAATCCTTTGTCCATTGTAAGATTTTGATAAATTCAAAGCTAAAGTCTAACCCAATAGATAagtttaaggttttttttttcaccataATTTTGGTATGAAATATCTATCAAGATTTATTGATAACTAATTTCTATTAGAAAATCTGATTAATTACCTTTAATTGGATCTccttttttaacaatattttttccaTCTACAAGAAGATTATAATTTGTGACCTTATTTAGGGAAACTGATTCCAGTTATACTTGGACACGACTAGAGCTATAGGATTGACCTAACAgtgaaaagagaagagaaggaaTAAGAGGTCATATAGTTGAATTCTTCCTgctaataaaaactaacaaatgaTAACAAATAtttgtctaataaaaaaaacttttagtaGTTTTAGTTGAaacaatcatttaaaaaaataatagatcaGCTAAATTTAAGGTTAGCCTATGTTTAgtcaaaattaaatcaaattcaattttttcgAACCTAACTTATAGAATCAAACCACTATTGAAGTTAATATAAAGAGTTATAGGATGATTTGGAATTATTCATAACTAAAAGATTTATAAGATATATAAGAGTCCCTGTTACAACCACTACCGAAGAAAACTCAGTTTTTAAAGTCACACATTTATTGTATTTAAACTCATTTATGAACCTCAAAATTTCCAAGCCACACGTTAAAAACTTCGAAAAACTCAAGTGGCATTTAAAGGTAGGGAACGTAGTCTAGCCCTAGCTATTTGTTTTTCTGGGGTTTGACTTCTGCTTCTGTAGCTAGTCCTCGTTTTGCAAAAGTAGTTCTAGTATAAATTGCTTTGTTTCCCCCACTTTGTTCCGTAATCTTTGAAAATATAACCAAACAGGATATATAAGATGTTTGGGATGCTAAGGAACGTAACAAGCAACACAAAATCCCAGCCAGCTGAACGATGTTTCCTCAGCCAATGCCTCAAGTAAAGGAAACCTAGGAAAGAGTAAtgcctttgtttttttattggacAATATGTCTTTGGGGATATTGATCCTCAATATTTGTAAGTAAATGAAGAGATTCATTCCATGCATGATGCACCCCCTCCCCCGTCGCTCCCAATGTAACGGGTTTAAATTTGATGTTCTTTATTAACTAAGTAGCTACACGTTCCTGTCGCCCGACAATATCTTATATcttcattaaagaaaaaaaaaagaacaaaatgtcaaaagtaaaataaaaaataaaaaatcttaacaaCTATCTTAACaatgttattaaatttttttgatatattctattaaaattttaaccattTAAAAACTTTTACCAACAAAAGTTTTAACAGTGTATGGTAATTGAAAATAttcaattctatattttttttatggaactcaatacattatataataatttattaaatagataaaaataatcatgcaccgaaagtataaaataattttatacaatcatttaattataatttattattatatatatatatatatatatatatatatatatatatgaaatttttttttgacttttattataataatattaaaagttgtataaataataatttatgattgaatcatacaaaattattttatattattaatgtataaatatttaactctattaaatatttttatatattaattttcttaatcaatgagtctgttagtaatattttttttaaaaaaggagtgTAGAGTATAAGTTTAGAAAACAAGCTGTTTGCATTGAGAGATTGTCCCACAGCCAATTGGTGATGCTAATATACTAAGTGTAGGCCATAGCTAGCTAGGGCGCAGCAAAAGGATTCTTGAAAATGTACAAAAAGAGAGTTCATGAGCCTAAATAAAAGGCAATTGCCTAATAagattttcactttttattggTATTTGTCATGACAGCTTTTTGAGACCTGAGTCGGCCtatcaatctctttgaagtttgaacaacTTTATGTTACCTAACTAACAATAATTCTCCCatgccttttttcttctttgttttataAAGTCTAAGGAGTATTgactttatagtttatattataCACTGTACaacatttgattttatatacTCTGTGGTTTGCTTTTCAAAACCCTTCTTTATCCCTTGGTTAATATTGTTTATTGGCACTGCCTTAGTCAATattacttgataaaaaaaattgtagcctaactaaaaaataaagatgaaaagagGCACAATTGACTTTATATTGGCTGCTTGTATTTTATGGGAGTCTtataacaaaaaggaaaaaaaaaggaggttgTTGTTTCCTCTACTTCCCAAGTTGTTTCTTCATGCACTCTttctgtaatatttttttaccttctGAATTGTTCACTCTAGAAGCCAAAAAAGAGAGTGTAATTCGAAATGTAAAAATTACATTCTGGATGGACCATTCTAGAATGTAAAAAGGGAGTGCAGGAAACAGCTGGGAAGTGTAGGAAGCTATAGCCCAAAGAGGATGCACTCTCCTATTTCTCGACCTAAAACAAAAACCCATGCTTTCCCAAGAGCCAATTAAATACTCCAGTGGGCTTTGTTCAATTGTAATCAAATATTAATCACGAAGTTCAATCTACACATACAATAAGTCATGTTCTTcgttgttaagaaaataatcataaaaaatgtataCGAATATATGTgtattaagtaattttttttgtgtttgcttaaaaaaaagtaaatttttgtGGGCGATACATATGTACTATTGGGGATATATTTGTAGTGAAGAATTCTTTGTGGtataataatagtatttttttattagtggtATAATAAGAATATGAGATGGATaagattaaaactaaaatataagatCACTCAGCCGTTACTTGCGGGatagagaaaaaattaaaagtattgtCATCACACCATATAatctttaaattgaaatttataaatttaatatttactgaCTCGTGTAGTTTAACCAATTACTCGTTAGTTCAATCAATAATCCCCTGACTAATATCTTGATTGGATTGATTTTATTCCACCATGAATTGAAACTTTGATCATCAATGATATGATATAATTCTCTttgcttcaaaataaaaatatcttgatTGGATTAATTATCAGTCTAGTTCTCTCATAAGACTAGTCTAACacataaattaacaataaaaaaaattgtccctgCATCATCATCTATTGTACACCCTAACACACCTTATCACAATGCAACTTATTTCTATTACCCACAATAGCCTTCAAGGCAGGTGTAGGCTTGCATACCGGGTCCAAAAGAGGGGCAACAAACTCccgaataaaattataaatggacCCATCGTCCACCAACAGTGGTAAGGTTATTAATAATGTATATCTT includes these proteins:
- the LOC100811274 gene encoding zinc finger protein JACKDAW, yielding MQMMPADPFSLSTSIGGFTQDQQNTNPNPKPNAPPKKKRNLPGTPDPDAEVIALSPKTLMATNRFICEICNKGFQRDQNLQLHRRGHNLPWKLRQRSNKEVRKKVYICPEQTCVHHDPARALGDLTGIKKHFSRKHGEKKWKCEKCSKKYAVQSDWKAHTKTCGTREYKCDCGTLFSRKDSFITHRAFCDALAEESARLTAVTTTTLNFKSEEGANNVMNSQQHGLGGHGLIGAQQSLQNVSGIPKFGPHSFRLDFNGMEQQQRPSLSLWLNQGNPQMNHNNNNINSSNSTSNVGPNYMSACSSSGLPEIVQMAQANAMMGSSSMVSNFGVHHAGSNNSSSANLSLGKRGEAGGSTVVDMASIYNNSEGQNKNSKPASPMSATALLQKAAQMGSTRSTNPSIFSGSFGVINSPSSQTTSLNNNNNNGDAAMMLGSNTTTTTTVAANANDHFSSLTHSSNSFDQLVMQVNGQLQSEPVKLKLHSNAVENNLTRDFLGVSGGGGGGGPQYLSQELAKFASINSPMGLIQFTSNQ